Proteins from one Thermobifida alba genomic window:
- the tgmB gene encoding ATP-grasp ribosomal peptide maturase translates to MTVLILTNTHDPTADDVIMRLRDRGTPVFRLDPADFPQRAVLHSEISADGWLGTLATEHRTLDLSTVTGVWYRRPRRFLLPEQMSRAERGWAADEARRGFGGIINTLPGWLNPPAAIGRAEYKPYQLHQAVRAGLAVPRTLVTSDPEQARAWCAQVGDVVYKPLGAATWSEDGSHYAVYTTPLSPDEWGDPAIGRTAHLFQRRLDKQYEVRLTMVDDQAFPAAIHAHSDRSRTDWRTDYKALTYSIPPVPRRVLAGACTLLRLLDLRYAALDFVVEQGQWWFLEANPNGQYGWIQHQTGQQIGDAIADALTRKEPNVHNDH, encoded by the coding sequence ATGACCGTCCTCATCCTCACCAACACCCACGACCCGACCGCTGATGACGTGATCATGCGACTACGCGACCGCGGCACACCGGTCTTCCGTCTCGACCCTGCCGACTTCCCGCAGCGGGCCGTCCTGCACTCCGAGATCAGCGCCGACGGCTGGTTGGGAACGCTCGCCACCGAGCACCGCACCCTTGACCTGTCCACAGTCACCGGCGTCTGGTATCGCCGCCCCAGGCGGTTCCTTCTGCCCGAGCAGATGAGCCGTGCCGAACGCGGCTGGGCGGCCGACGAGGCCCGCCGCGGCTTCGGCGGGATCATCAACACGTTGCCCGGATGGCTGAACCCCCCGGCGGCAATCGGCCGCGCCGAGTACAAGCCGTACCAACTCCACCAGGCCGTCCGAGCCGGGCTTGCCGTGCCGCGCACCCTGGTCACCAGCGACCCCGAGCAGGCCCGGGCGTGGTGTGCGCAGGTCGGCGACGTCGTGTACAAGCCCCTCGGGGCCGCCACATGGTCCGAGGACGGCAGCCACTACGCCGTGTACACCACCCCGCTCAGTCCCGATGAGTGGGGGGATCCTGCGATCGGCCGCACCGCGCACCTGTTCCAACGGCGGCTGGACAAGCAGTACGAAGTGCGGCTCACCATGGTCGACGACCAGGCGTTCCCCGCGGCCATCCACGCCCACTCGGACCGGTCGCGCACTGACTGGCGGACCGACTACAAGGCGCTCACCTACAGCATCCCGCCGGTCCCCCGGCGTGTGCTCGCCGGTGCGTGCACCCTTCTACGGCTCCTCGACCTGCGATACGCCGCCCTCGACTTCGTCGTCGAGCAAGGCCAGTGGTGGTTTCTCGAAGCCAACCCGAACGGCCAGTACGGGTGGATCCAACACCAGACCGGGCAACAGATCGGCGACGCCATCGCCGACGCCCTCACCAGAAAGGAACCGAATGTCCACAATGATCACTGA
- a CDS encoding ATP-binding protein — translation MATDGHSFVINAGRTFPAVPDSVAEARRFLADQLDGRYPPDLVDVALLCLSEALTNSIRHSRSGLPRPVGSAPAAPGVVVLRVHSSRHRPHMHVDVQDEGPRQPGLLPRLLPESSNLLTEGGYGMRLIDRYTQQWTVRPSPAATCLSLTFDPTTLPHQRIR, via the coding sequence ATGGCGACGGACGGGCACTCCTTCGTGATCAACGCTGGACGCACCTTCCCCGCAGTCCCGGACAGCGTGGCCGAGGCACGCCGGTTCCTGGCCGACCAGCTCGACGGCCGCTACCCGCCCGACCTGGTCGACGTCGCCCTCCTGTGCCTGTCTGAGGCGCTCACCAACTCGATTCGGCACTCCCGCAGCGGCCTCCCCCGTCCTGTCGGCAGCGCTCCAGCGGCCCCCGGAGTGGTGGTCCTCCGCGTCCACAGCAGTCGGCACCGCCCCCACATGCACGTCGACGTGCAGGACGAAGGGCCGCGGCAGCCCGGCCTGCTGCCGCGACTGCTCCCCGAGAGCTCGAACCTGCTCACCGAGGGCGGGTACGGCATGCGGCTCATCGACCGCTACACCCAGCAGTGGACTGTGCGGCCCTCCCCTGCCGCCACCTGTCTGTCACTGACGTTCGACCCCACGACACTCCCCCACCAGAGGATCCGATGA
- a CDS encoding helix-turn-helix domain-containing protein, producing MPEQPYPQEPTFGQRLQGLRERRGLTRVVLAGLVGRSPSWVKKIERQNVMPSLDMLVRLARALKLQTVDELVGPMELPVGIETRTEHPDAQRVQDAVMSWDLPLPEEPEAPQALRRRARELMRLWHESPAPRAATARLLPELIIDIRAAMRHLDGADRRTAAAAAVEAYTIAEHWLSWIASRDTMMVIADRAMQAAEIADDPHVIAEAAWGYGNTMRYVDAETSISLIDRVAKNLRKPMEAGTATDEQAAMWGSLQLHQAVTHAQAGSEADALRHLDEAERVAARLPDGWQHPLTVFAPWNVNIHQVSVHAELCKGSEGARLALRIDPLSVPGPYRRSRLWLDAARAWWAAGDSLSAVTALSHACTTSVENMRHTPPARNLAEALVGSGGAMVAPQARSLATQLGIVL from the coding sequence ATGCCCGAACAACCTTACCCCCAAGAGCCGACATTCGGACAGCGGCTGCAGGGGCTGCGGGAACGCCGCGGTCTGACCCGTGTGGTACTGGCCGGCCTGGTCGGCAGGTCACCCTCGTGGGTCAAGAAGATCGAGCGGCAGAACGTCATGCCGAGCCTGGACATGCTGGTCCGACTCGCGCGGGCACTCAAACTGCAAACCGTGGACGAACTGGTCGGTCCCATGGAACTGCCCGTTGGCATCGAAACCCGCACCGAACACCCCGACGCCCAGCGTGTACAGGACGCGGTCATGTCCTGGGACCTGCCCCTCCCCGAAGAGCCAGAGGCCCCCCAGGCCCTGCGCCGACGCGCCCGGGAACTGATGCGGCTGTGGCATGAAAGCCCTGCCCCGCGGGCTGCGACCGCACGGCTGCTGCCCGAACTGATCATCGACATCCGAGCCGCCATGCGACACCTGGACGGCGCGGACCGGCGCACGGCCGCGGCCGCCGCAGTAGAGGCGTACACGATCGCCGAGCACTGGCTGTCGTGGATCGCGAGCCGCGACACGATGATGGTGATCGCCGACCGGGCCATGCAGGCCGCCGAGATCGCCGACGACCCGCACGTGATCGCCGAAGCCGCCTGGGGCTACGGCAACACCATGCGCTACGTCGACGCCGAAACCTCCATCAGCCTCATCGACAGGGTCGCGAAGAACCTCCGCAAGCCGATGGAGGCCGGTACCGCAACCGACGAGCAGGCCGCCATGTGGGGCAGCCTGCAACTGCACCAGGCGGTCACCCACGCCCAAGCCGGCAGCGAGGCCGACGCACTGCGGCACCTGGACGAGGCCGAACGCGTAGCGGCCCGACTGCCGGACGGGTGGCAGCACCCGCTGACCGTGTTCGCGCCGTGGAACGTGAACATCCACCAGGTGAGCGTCCACGCCGAACTGTGCAAGGGATCCGAGGGGGCCAGGCTCGCGCTGCGCATCGACCCGCTGTCGGTGCCAGGCCCCTATCGCAGGTCCCGCCTCTGGCTGGATGCCGCCCGAGCCTGGTGGGCCGCAGGCGACTCGCTGAGCGCGGTCACCGCACTGTCCCACGCGTGCACCACCAGCGTGGAGAACATGCGCCACACGCCGCCCGCCAGAAACCTGGCTGAGGCTCTGGTGGGCAGCGGTGGAGCGATGGTCGCACCACAGGCCCGCAGCCTCGCCACACAACTTGGAATCGTGCTCTAG
- a CDS encoding ABC transporter ATP-binding protein, with translation MTATAAEPSGQAPAHSAVLEVSGLDAGYGPIQVLQGVDLSVSAGELVSLLGPNGAGKTTTLLACSGMVRVASGDIRLEGRSLLRLSPHAIARRRLAHVPEDRSLFPSLTVDEHLRLCARPDGLDVFDLFPELRKRRNKRAGVLSGGEQQMLALGRALAAGPRVLLVDEMSMGLAPVVVERLFSALQEIAVSAGLAVLMVEQHVHLALKYARRGYVLAGGRVRTRGTAAELRERWSEIESSYLGR, from the coding sequence ATGACCGCGACCGCTGCCGAACCGTCCGGACAGGCCCCCGCGCACTCCGCCGTCCTGGAGGTCTCGGGGCTCGACGCCGGCTACGGCCCCATCCAGGTGCTGCAGGGCGTGGACCTGTCGGTGTCCGCCGGGGAACTCGTCAGCCTGCTGGGCCCCAACGGGGCGGGCAAGACCACCACCCTGCTGGCCTGCTCCGGCATGGTGCGGGTCGCCTCCGGCGACATCCGGCTGGAGGGCCGGTCGCTGCTGCGGCTGAGCCCGCACGCGATCGCCCGCCGGCGGTTGGCGCACGTGCCGGAGGACCGCTCGCTGTTCCCGTCGCTGACGGTCGACGAGCACCTGAGGCTGTGCGCCCGCCCGGACGGCCTGGACGTCTTCGACCTCTTCCCGGAACTGCGCAAGCGCCGCAACAAGCGGGCCGGGGTGCTGTCGGGGGGCGAACAGCAGATGCTGGCCCTGGGCCGGGCGCTGGCCGCCGGTCCGCGGGTGCTGCTGGTGGACGAGATGTCCATGGGCCTGGCCCCGGTGGTGGTGGAGCGGCTGTTCTCCGCGCTCCAGGAGATCGCGGTCTCCGCCGGGCTCGCCGTGCTGATGGTGGAGCAGCACGTCCACCTGGCGCTGAAGTACGCCCGGCGCGGCTACGTGCTGGCCGGCGGCCGGGTGCGCACCCGCGGCACCGCGGCGGAGCTGCGGGAGCGCTGGTCGGAGATCGAGTCCTCCTACCTGGGGCGGTGA
- a CDS encoding ABC transporter ATP-binding protein, which yields MSLLELDGTTVRYGGVTAVDSVSFTVEPGSLVGLIGPNGAGKTTLIDAVTGMVRCSGDIRLEGRSIASWPAHRRSRAGIVRTFQSLELFMDLTVRENLQTYARPRDGLTAAEVAERALEQMGVGWAADRYPAELSAGSARLVSVARALAAGPRLLLLDEPAAGLDAGESRHFGTRLRSLVDEGAATVLLVDHDVDLIMRICDDVQVLDFGRRIASGPPSSVRDDPEVARAYLGAGTESATGGAS from the coding sequence ATGAGCCTGCTCGAACTCGACGGGACGACCGTCCGCTACGGCGGGGTCACCGCCGTGGACTCGGTCAGCTTCACCGTCGAACCCGGCAGCCTGGTGGGGCTCATCGGCCCCAACGGAGCCGGGAAGACCACCCTGATCGACGCCGTCACCGGGATGGTGCGCTGCTCCGGGGACATCCGCCTGGAGGGGAGGAGCATCGCCTCCTGGCCGGCGCACCGCCGCAGCCGGGCCGGCATCGTCCGCACCTTCCAGTCCCTGGAGCTCTTCATGGACCTCACCGTCCGGGAGAACCTGCAGACCTACGCCCGCCCCCGAGACGGCCTGACCGCGGCCGAGGTCGCGGAGCGCGCGCTGGAGCAGATGGGAGTGGGCTGGGCCGCCGACCGGTACCCGGCGGAGCTGTCCGCCGGATCGGCGCGGCTGGTGTCCGTGGCCCGCGCACTGGCCGCGGGCCCCCGGCTGCTGCTGCTGGACGAACCGGCCGCCGGTCTGGACGCCGGGGAGTCGCGGCACTTCGGCACCAGGCTGAGGAGCCTGGTCGACGAGGGGGCCGCGACCGTCCTGCTGGTGGACCACGACGTCGACCTCATCATGCGGATCTGCGACGACGTCCAGGTCCTCGACTTCGGCAGGCGAATCGCCTCGGGTCCGCCGTCGAGCGTCCGGGACGATCCCGAGGTCGCCCGCGCCTACCTGGGCGCGGGGACCGAGTCCGCGACCGGAGGTGCGTCATGA
- a CDS encoding ABC transporter substrate-binding protein: MSRRTPVRALAGGAASTALVLALAACAGGPGASDAATSTGGLEGEPVRLGSILTITHPGWDNSSVQTVNEAWASYINEELGGIDGRPVVVESCDDHGDPAKTSQCLNNLVDSGVVALVNNSSLAFGANALPAMEQAGLANIGGWPVTADEYTSPHNFPTTPGATGTYPSLAVYFAATGAGKLAVAYTNTPSGQEVGVSLGELWEELGGEDYFMTEFDPTAADFTPMVSKIAAEEPDAVILAVGEGAAARMFQAARNVGLDARIGASSTPATPAVFDAAGDSVEGVLFAFAAVPADHDSEDAETYRTVLGERAPDLDLTGQTAVAASSMQYAYDLLSSIEGEITAESVLAQLRKGEPWEGFLTHPTDPANAPEGMPQISNPYALIQEYRDGALVPAPAIEDPGHLSDYIDTRGDLSWVTGNKPGS, encoded by the coding sequence ATGAGCCGGAGAACCCCCGTCAGAGCCCTCGCAGGCGGCGCGGCCTCGACCGCGCTGGTACTCGCCCTGGCCGCCTGCGCAGGCGGTCCGGGAGCCTCGGACGCCGCGACCAGCACCGGCGGCCTGGAAGGAGAGCCGGTCAGGCTCGGCTCCATCCTCACCATCACCCACCCCGGCTGGGACAACAGCTCGGTGCAGACCGTCAACGAGGCCTGGGCCTCCTACATCAACGAGGAGCTCGGCGGCATCGACGGCCGCCCGGTGGTGGTGGAGAGCTGCGACGACCACGGCGACCCCGCCAAGACCTCCCAGTGCCTCAACAACCTGGTCGACTCCGGTGTGGTCGCCCTGGTCAACAACTCCTCGCTGGCCTTCGGCGCCAACGCCCTGCCCGCCATGGAGCAGGCCGGACTGGCCAACATCGGCGGCTGGCCGGTCACCGCCGACGAGTACACCAGCCCCCACAACTTCCCGACCACCCCTGGTGCCACGGGCACCTACCCGAGCCTCGCCGTGTACTTCGCGGCCACCGGAGCCGGAAAGCTCGCCGTCGCCTACACCAACACCCCGTCCGGTCAGGAGGTCGGCGTCTCCCTGGGAGAGCTGTGGGAGGAGCTGGGCGGCGAGGACTACTTCATGACCGAGTTCGACCCCACGGCCGCCGACTTCACCCCGATGGTCTCCAAGATCGCCGCGGAGGAGCCCGACGCGGTCATCCTCGCTGTCGGCGAGGGAGCGGCGGCCCGGATGTTCCAGGCCGCCCGCAACGTCGGCCTCGACGCCCGGATCGGCGCCTCCTCCACACCCGCCACCCCGGCGGTCTTCGACGCCGCCGGGGACAGCGTCGAGGGCGTGCTCTTCGCCTTCGCCGCCGTACCGGCCGACCACGACAGCGAGGACGCCGAGACCTACCGCACCGTCCTCGGCGAACGCGCCCCCGACCTGGACCTGACCGGCCAGACCGCGGTCGCCGCCTCCTCGATGCAGTACGCCTACGACCTCCTCTCCTCCATCGAGGGCGAGATCACCGCGGAGTCCGTGCTGGCCCAGCTCCGCAAGGGCGAGCCCTGGGAGGGCTTCCTCACCCACCCCACCGACCCCGCGAACGCCCCGGAGGGCATGCCGCAGATCAGCAACCCGTACGCGCTGATCCAGGAGTACCGGGACGGCGCCCTCGTCCCCGCCCCGGCGATCGAGGACCCCGGCCACCTGTCGGACTACATCGACACCCGGGGCGACCTGTCCTGGGTGACCGGGAACAAGCCGGGCAGCTGA
- a CDS encoding ABC transporter permease, translating into MSVLQFALLGLGLGGAYALLALGLVMIYRGTGVLNFAQGAVAMICAYVFFALRDDLGWPVAAAGVLTLLFATVLGLAFYLLVMRQLRNSPVLARIIATLALLLLLQGLATLLFDVRTKTPPSVVPAAPVTVLGTAIPMDRVILAAVAVALAAALALVSRHTRAGLAVRAISDSEKGASLSGLSPVLIGAATWAVGFVLAAVAGVMLSPVAGLDSKALTLLVVPVFAAALIARFTSFWIAVAAGLGLGMVESALQLVTGAEGAWYTWLWTGPGRAQAIPALVVILAMIFSGRLLPARGEVVRGRLPISLPPRYRLAGPLIALAVGLVFVFTVRSSWLAAGVVTLAGFLIALSVVVVTGFVGQISLAQVAFAGIGGMTTALFANLGLPFPLVLLLSGAVAALLGLLVGLPSLRVRGPSLALVTLSAAYICQIAVFSDGRLLGSQGYNRVPSATLFGHTLDSTSFAVVALVIAITAACLVSALRTSAFGRRALAVRENEAAATAAGLNVQRFKLTAFALSAFIAGIGGALLSYQANVFAYERFTIFESLHVIAMVAIGGIGMVSGAVFAALGASGGLFSQLLATWGLDAYQLVIAGGALLIAIQLHPDGMASTAHVLRERRRRRATPSPSTPAGTDEPPVPADRPIPAR; encoded by the coding sequence ATGTCTGTGCTGCAGTTCGCCCTCCTGGGCCTGGGACTCGGCGGCGCCTACGCGCTGCTGGCACTGGGCCTGGTGATGATCTACCGGGGAACCGGGGTCCTCAACTTCGCCCAGGGCGCGGTCGCCATGATCTGCGCCTACGTCTTCTTCGCCCTCCGGGACGACCTCGGCTGGCCCGTCGCCGCGGCGGGGGTGCTCACCCTGCTGTTCGCGACGGTCCTGGGACTCGCGTTCTACCTGCTGGTCATGCGGCAGCTACGCAACTCCCCCGTGCTGGCCCGCATCATCGCCACCCTGGCGCTGCTCCTGCTCCTCCAGGGACTGGCGACACTGCTGTTCGACGTGCGGACCAAGACCCCGCCCTCCGTGGTCCCCGCCGCCCCGGTCACCGTCCTCGGCACAGCCATCCCGATGGACCGCGTCATCCTCGCCGCCGTGGCCGTCGCCTTGGCGGCCGCCCTCGCCCTGGTCTCCCGCCACACCCGCGCCGGCCTCGCGGTCCGCGCGATCTCCGACAGCGAGAAGGGCGCCTCGCTCAGCGGCCTGTCCCCGGTCCTCATCGGCGCCGCGACCTGGGCCGTGGGCTTCGTCCTGGCGGCGGTCGCCGGGGTGATGCTCAGCCCCGTCGCCGGTCTGGACTCCAAGGCCCTGACACTGCTCGTGGTCCCCGTCTTCGCGGCCGCCCTGATCGCCCGGTTCACCTCCTTCTGGATCGCGGTCGCCGCGGGACTGGGTCTGGGCATGGTGGAGTCGGCGCTGCAGCTGGTCACCGGAGCCGAAGGAGCCTGGTACACCTGGCTGTGGACCGGCCCCGGACGCGCCCAGGCGATCCCCGCCCTGGTGGTCATCCTCGCGATGATCTTCTCCGGCCGCCTGCTGCCCGCCCGCGGCGAGGTGGTGCGCGGCCGCCTGCCGATCAGCCTCCCCCCGCGCTACCGGCTGGCGGGCCCCCTCATCGCCCTGGCCGTCGGCCTGGTCTTCGTCTTCACCGTCCGCTCCTCCTGGCTGGCGGCGGGGGTGGTGACCCTCGCGGGCTTCCTCATCGCCCTGTCGGTGGTGGTGGTCACCGGCTTCGTCGGCCAGATCTCCCTCGCCCAGGTGGCCTTCGCCGGAATCGGCGGCATGACGACCGCCCTGTTCGCCAACCTCGGCCTGCCGTTCCCGCTCGTGCTCCTCCTCAGCGGAGCGGTCGCCGCGCTGCTGGGGCTGCTCGTGGGCCTGCCCTCGCTGCGGGTCCGCGGTCCCAGTCTGGCCCTGGTGACCCTCAGCGCCGCCTACATCTGCCAGATCGCCGTCTTCTCCGACGGCCGCCTCCTGGGCAGCCAGGGCTACAACCGGGTGCCCTCCGCCACCCTTTTCGGCCACACCCTCGACAGCACCTCCTTCGCCGTGGTCGCCCTGGTCATCGCCATCACCGCCGCCTGTCTGGTCTCCGCACTCAGGACCTCCGCCTTCGGCAGGCGCGCCCTGGCGGTGCGGGAGAACGAGGCCGCCGCCACCGCCGCCGGCCTCAACGTCCAGCGGTTCAAGCTGACCGCCTTCGCCCTGTCGGCGTTCATCGCGGGCATCGGCGGCGCCCTCCTCAGCTACCAGGCGAACGTCTTCGCCTACGAACGGTTCACCATCTTCGAGTCCCTGCACGTGATCGCCATGGTCGCCATCGGTGGAATCGGGATGGTCAGCGGCGCCGTCTTCGCCGCCCTGGGCGCCAGCGGCGGCCTGTTCTCCCAGCTCCTCGCCACCTGGGGGCTGGACGCCTACCAGCTGGTCATCGCCGGCGGCGCGCTGCTGATCGCCATCCAGCTCCACCCCGACGGCATGGCCTCCACCGCCCACGTCCTCCGGGAGCGCAGACGCCGGCGTGCCACCCCGTCCCCGTCCACCCCGGCCGGCACCGACGAACCGCCGGTTCCGGCCGACCGACCGATCCCCGCCCGATGA
- a CDS encoding nuclear transport factor 2 family protein codes for MSDSVTAEILELERRRWAALVDADTAVLRQLFSERMSYTHSNAMVDTRESYLGALEDGTVAYVAVDVADEQVRVFDATAVVTGSAVIDARAGGRDLRTHARYSAVWARQDGRWSFVCWHSTPQPR; via the coding sequence ATGTCCGACAGCGTCACCGCGGAGATCCTGGAGCTGGAGAGGCGCCGCTGGGCGGCCCTGGTCGACGCCGACACCGCCGTGCTGCGGCAACTGTTCTCCGAGCGGATGTCCTACACGCACTCCAACGCGATGGTGGACACCAGGGAGAGCTACCTCGGGGCGCTGGAGGACGGAACCGTCGCCTACGTCGCGGTCGACGTGGCCGACGAGCAGGTCCGTGTCTTCGACGCCACGGCGGTGGTCACCGGCAGCGCCGTGATCGACGCCCGCGCCGGCGGCCGGGACCTGCGCACCCACGCCCGCTACAGCGCGGTGTGGGCACGCCAGGACGGCCGGTGGTCCTTCGTCTGCTGGCACTCCACGCCGCAGCCGCGCTAG
- a CDS encoding SDR family NAD(P)-dependent oxidoreductase, protein MTHTSRSTDHRLTDRTAVVTGGGQGMGAAEVRLLAAAGAHVVIADIQEEPGRALAAELGERARFVRTDVSSAQDWARLVDSLDGLPPLRILVNNAGVHRRRALQEETPEEFERMLRVNLLGAFLGMRAVAEPMRAAGGGAVVNVSSVLGAVGSRESGAYAASKWGLRGLSKTAALELGRHGIRVNTILPGHIATPMHTTALGEGTRERYGTLALGRRGDPEEVARLVLFLVSDASSYLTGADITVDGGLTAALPPLAPA, encoded by the coding sequence ATGACACACACCAGCCGAAGCACCGACCACCGACTCACCGACCGGACCGCCGTCGTCACCGGCGGCGGGCAGGGCATGGGCGCGGCCGAGGTCCGGCTCCTCGCCGCCGCCGGCGCCCACGTCGTGATCGCCGACATCCAGGAGGAGCCGGGCCGGGCACTGGCCGCGGAACTGGGAGAACGGGCGCGCTTCGTGCGCACGGACGTCTCCTCTGCGCAGGACTGGGCCCGCCTCGTCGACTCCCTCGACGGCCTGCCCCCGCTGCGGATCCTGGTCAACAACGCGGGAGTGCACCGGAGACGCGCCCTGCAGGAGGAGACCCCGGAGGAGTTCGAGCGGATGCTGCGCGTCAACCTGCTCGGCGCGTTCCTGGGGATGCGGGCCGTGGCCGAGCCGATGCGCGCGGCCGGAGGAGGGGCCGTCGTCAACGTCTCCTCGGTCCTGGGGGCCGTGGGCAGCCGGGAGAGCGGGGCCTATGCCGCCTCCAAGTGGGGCCTGCGCGGGCTGTCCAAGACGGCCGCCCTCGAACTGGGCCGCCACGGCATCCGGGTCAACACGATCCTGCCGGGCCACATCGCCACCCCCATGCACACCACGGCCCTGGGCGAGGGGACCCGCGAGCGCTACGGCACCCTGGCCCTCGGACGGCGCGGCGACCCCGAGGAGGTGGCCCGCCTGGTCCTGTTCCTCGTCTCCGACGCCAGTTCCTACCTGACCGGAGCCGACATCACCGTCGACGGCGGACTCACCGCGGCCCTGCCCCCGCTCGCCCCCGCCTAG
- a CDS encoding phosphotransferase family protein, with protein sequence MAAEPAAAGADRLVGLDLARLTPYLESAVGLAGPLRASLVTGGRSNLTYRLTDGRSRWVLRRPPVGHVLPTAHDMAREYRVISALHGTAVPVPAPVVLCRDHAVLGADFSVMEQVDGPVLRDAADTAGLAPESARRRALSLVETLAALHTTDPSVLEGLGRPEGFTARQVARWAKQWSLSATRELPEVAELVGRLERAVPPAQRVSVVHGDYRLDNVIFEPDGDGIAAVIDWELSTLGDPLTDLGLLLVYWDPRTEDVTGTRHAVSANPGFPDREVLVRAYADASGLDLSPLDFYVAFGYLKLAVIAEGIHSRYLAGQTVGEGFERAGAAVPGLVEAGLAVLGSG encoded by the coding sequence GTGGCCGCTGAACCCGCCGCCGCGGGGGCCGACCGGCTCGTCGGTCTGGACCTGGCACGGCTGACGCCGTACCTGGAGTCCGCCGTCGGGCTGGCCGGCCCTCTGCGGGCCTCCCTGGTCACCGGGGGCCGCTCCAACCTGACCTACCGCCTCACCGACGGCCGCTCGCGCTGGGTGCTGCGGCGGCCGCCGGTCGGCCACGTGCTGCCCACCGCCCACGACATGGCCCGCGAGTACCGGGTCATCAGCGCGCTGCACGGCACCGCCGTCCCGGTCCCCGCTCCCGTGGTGCTCTGCCGGGACCACGCCGTGCTCGGCGCCGACTTCTCCGTGATGGAGCAGGTGGACGGCCCGGTGCTGCGCGACGCCGCGGACACCGCCGGCCTGGCGCCCGAGTCGGCCCGGCGCCGTGCGCTGTCCCTGGTGGAGACGCTGGCCGCCCTGCACACCACGGACCCCTCCGTGCTGGAGGGCCTGGGCCGTCCCGAGGGGTTCACCGCCCGCCAGGTGGCGCGGTGGGCCAAGCAGTGGTCGCTGTCGGCGACCCGGGAGCTGCCCGAGGTGGCCGAGCTGGTGGGCCGCCTGGAACGGGCGGTGCCGCCGGCGCAGCGGGTGAGCGTGGTCCACGGCGACTACCGCCTGGACAACGTGATCTTCGAGCCGGACGGCGACGGGATCGCCGCGGTCATCGACTGGGAGCTGTCCACCCTGGGCGACCCGCTGACCGACCTGGGACTGCTGCTGGTCTACTGGGACCCGCGCACCGAGGACGTGACCGGAACCAGGCACGCGGTGAGCGCCAACCCCGGTTTCCCCGACCGGGAGGTGCTGGTCCGCGCCTACGCCGACGCCTCGGGGCTGGACCTGTCCCCGCTCGACTTCTACGTGGCGTTCGGCTACCTCAAACTGGCGGTGATCGCCGAGGGCATCCACTCCCGCTACCTGGCCGGGCAGACCGTCGGCGAGGGGTTCGAACGGGCCGGCGCCGCGGTGCCCGGACTGGTGGAGGCCGGACTGGCCGTCCTCGGCTCGGGCTGA
- a CDS encoding enoyl-CoA hydratase/isomerase family protein, whose amino-acid sequence MSEQERVTLDVSGGLAVITLAQPPVNALDRVLIAQLAQAVEQVRRSEEVRAVVVTGGPKVFAAGADVKEMVEWDYRTAVRDSGALGEVCTALSRLPVPVIAAINGFALGGGCELALAADLRVCATDSRLGFPEILLGVIPGAGGTQRLPRLVGPARAKELVFSGRMVGSEEALAIGLVDHVVEPDRVLERARELAAPYLNGPAMALRAAKEAIDRGLEVDLDSGLQLERVLFAGLFATEDQKTGMASFVANGVGKAEFRGR is encoded by the coding sequence ATGAGCGAGCAGGAACGGGTCACCCTCGACGTCTCCGGCGGGCTGGCCGTGATCACCCTGGCCCAGCCGCCGGTCAACGCCCTGGACCGGGTGCTGATCGCCCAACTGGCGCAGGCCGTCGAGCAGGTGCGGCGCAGCGAGGAGGTCCGCGCCGTCGTCGTCACCGGCGGGCCGAAGGTCTTCGCCGCGGGCGCGGACGTCAAGGAGATGGTGGAGTGGGACTACCGCACGGCGGTGCGCGACTCCGGCGCCCTGGGCGAGGTGTGCACCGCGTTGTCGCGGCTGCCGGTCCCGGTGATCGCGGCGATCAACGGGTTCGCCCTGGGCGGCGGCTGCGAGCTGGCGCTCGCCGCCGACCTGCGGGTGTGCGCGACCGACTCCAGGCTGGGCTTCCCCGAGATCCTGCTCGGGGTGATCCCCGGCGCCGGGGGCACCCAGCGGCTGCCCCGCCTGGTGGGCCCGGCGCGCGCCAAGGAGCTGGTCTTCTCCGGCCGCATGGTCGGCAGCGAGGAGGCCCTGGCCATCGGGCTGGTCGACCACGTGGTCGAGCCGGACCGGGTGCTGGAGCGGGCCCGGGAGCTGGCCGCGCCCTACCTCAACGGGCCCGCCATGGCGCTGCGGGCCGCCAAGGAGGCGATCGACCGCGGCCTGGAGGTCGACCTGGACAGCGGGCTGCAGTTGGAGCGCGTGCTGTTCGCCGGGCTGTTCGCCACCGAGGACCAGAAGACCGGCATGGCCAGCTTCGTGGCGAACGGCGTGGGGAAGGCGGAGTTCCGTGGCCGCTGA